The following proteins are encoded in a genomic region of Alistipes shahii WAL 8301:
- a CDS encoding LytTR family DNA-binding domain-containing protein has protein sequence MSQWAERLDDRFVRIHRAYLINIGHVSSWTPTQVTVQDRVLDISRTYRGSVAARFVG, from the coding sequence ATTTCGCAATGGGCTGAGCGGCTCGACGATCGGTTCGTCCGTATTCATCGGGCCTATCTGATCAATATTGGGCATGTGAGCTCCTGGACGCCGACGCAAGTAACCGTCCAGGATCGGGTATTGGACATATCGCGAACTTACAGGGGATCGGTTGCAGCCCGTTTTGTCGGGTAA
- a CDS encoding acetyl-CoA hydrolase/transferase family protein, which yields MTNPIHFTTAEEAVKVIKSGDHVHLSSVASAPQCLINAMCKRGEAGELKDVHVHHLHTEGPAPYADPKFEGVFQLDSFFVGANVRKVTQSGYADYIPIFLSETQRLYRCGAVPCNVAMIQVCPPDKHGFVSLGTSVDATLAAVECADYVIAVVNKYVPRAFGQAMIHSSKIDFFVQDDTPLIEAKFSEPNEVETAIGKHCAALIEDGATLQMGIGAIPNAVLSQLGGHKNLGIHTEMFADGVLPLVEKGVINGEAKKTDPGKMVSTFLMGSKAVYDFIDDNPGVLMMDVGYTNDPYIISQNDRFVAINSALQVDLTGQVCADSLGTKFWSGVGGQIDFVYGASLSKGGKAIIAMPSITNKGVSKICPTLLDGAGVVTTRNHIHWFVTEFGAVDLYGKTLQERARLLISIAHPSAQEELDRAAFERWGSHHHYIKGYMK from the coding sequence ATGACTAACCCAATCCATTTTACGACTGCGGAAGAGGCCGTCAAGGTCATCAAATCGGGCGACCATGTCCACCTCAGCTCGGTGGCATCGGCTCCCCAGTGCCTGATCAACGCCATGTGCAAACGCGGCGAGGCCGGAGAACTGAAGGACGTGCACGTCCATCACCTGCACACGGAGGGTCCCGCTCCCTACGCCGATCCGAAATTCGAAGGCGTATTCCAGCTCGACTCCTTCTTCGTGGGTGCGAACGTCCGCAAGGTAACCCAGAGCGGCTATGCCGATTACATTCCGATTTTCTTGAGCGAGACACAGCGTCTGTACCGCTGCGGAGCCGTTCCGTGCAACGTGGCGATGATCCAGGTCTGCCCGCCCGACAAACACGGCTTCGTATCGCTCGGAACCTCCGTCGACGCCACGCTGGCGGCCGTGGAGTGCGCCGATTATGTGATCGCCGTGGTGAACAAATACGTTCCGCGCGCCTTCGGTCAGGCCATGATCCACTCCTCGAAGATCGACTTCTTCGTGCAGGACGACACCCCGCTGATCGAAGCGAAATTCTCCGAGCCGAACGAGGTCGAGACGGCCATCGGCAAGCACTGCGCCGCGCTGATCGAGGACGGCGCAACGCTCCAGATGGGCATCGGGGCCATTCCGAATGCGGTTCTCAGCCAGCTGGGCGGCCATAAGAACCTCGGCATCCACACCGAAATGTTCGCCGACGGCGTGCTGCCTCTGGTGGAGAAGGGCGTGATCAACGGCGAAGCCAAAAAAACCGACCCCGGCAAGATGGTCTCGACCTTCCTGATGGGTTCGAAAGCCGTTTACGACTTCATCGACGACAACCCGGGCGTGCTGATGATGGATGTCGGATACACGAACGACCCCTACATCATCTCGCAGAACGACCGCTTCGTGGCCATCAACTCGGCCCTGCAAGTCGACCTGACGGGCCAGGTGTGCGCCGACTCGCTGGGCACGAAATTCTGGTCGGGCGTCGGCGGACAGATCGACTTCGTCTACGGCGCATCGCTCTCGAAGGGCGGCAAGGCGATCATCGCCATGCCTTCGATCACCAACAAGGGCGTGTCGAAAATCTGCCCGACGCTGTTGGACGGCGCCGGCGTGGTGACGACCCGCAACCACATCCACTGGTTCGTGACCGAGTTCGGAGCCGTGGACCTCTACGGCAAGACCTTGCAGGAGCGTGCACGCCTGCTGATCTCCATCGCGCATCCTTCGGCGCAGGAGGAGCTGGACCGGGCCGCTTTCGAGCGCTGGGGATCGCATCACCACTACATCAAGGGATATATGAAATAG
- the infB gene encoding translation initiation factor IF-2, translated as MGNERKLRLIQVAKEFKVGLNTVTDFLQKKGIKSDGSPNTLVDAETYAVLEKEFGANRSAASARDSIRERISLKQTTVTLEEARKQEREEEKEVVIKSNVISVKDEIQQPKFLGKIDLSPKPKAAPAPQPKPAPEAVKPAPQPAAPAAKAEEAPKAPEAVKPAPAPAPAPQPKPAETPKPAAAATPAPAKAAAPVQEAPKRETPAPAPQPKAAETPAPKPAPAPQAAPAAQAAPAPAPAAEPKPEAPKDNIFRPETVTLTGPQVLGTMDVSGFVAGGKHKRKRLQKEKVDVSKAPKGNAQGGGNRQGQGGQNNNGNRSGGQGQNRGGGQNQPRPGEGRRNKGKNAPKPIVRPEVSDEEVSKQVKDTLARLTAKGSKSKSSKYRKDKREAVAERMNEEFEREEMERSTLKVTEFVTVSELATMMNVAPTEVIMACMNLGLMVSINQRLDAEALVVVAEEFGYKTEFVSVEIQEAIADDSEDREEDLVPRPPIVTVMGHVDHGKTSLLDNIRKTNVIEGEAGGITQHIGAYSVVLNGQKITFLDTPGHEAFTAMRARGAAVTDVAIIIVAADDSVMPQTVEAINHAQAAGVPMVFAINKIDKPNANPDHIKEQLSQMNYLVESWGGKYQDQEVSAKKGLNLDKLLEKVLLEAEMLDLKANPNKKAQGTVIESTLDKGRGYVSTILVQSGTLRVGDVILSGTYTGRVKAMFNENGKKVEAAGPSTPVQVLGLNGAPQAGDTFNVMDDDRSAREIANKREQLARMQGIMTQKHVTLDEIGRRIAIGSFKELNIIVKGDVDGSVEAMSGSLIKLSKETVQVNVIHAAVGQISESDVLLAAASNAIIVGFQVRPSASARRLAEKEEIEIRLYSIIYDAINDIKDAIEGMLEPVMKEEIVASVEVLEIFKITKVGTVAGCMVREGKLQRSTPIRVIRDGIVIYTGKLGSLKRFKDDVKEVVVGQDCGLNIESFNDIRVGDIVEGYEQVEVKRK; from the coding sequence ATGGGTAATGAAAGAAAATTAAGGCTCATTCAGGTTGCAAAGGAGTTCAAGGTGGGGCTGAACACCGTCACCGACTTCCTGCAGAAGAAGGGCATCAAGAGCGACGGATCGCCCAACACGCTGGTCGATGCCGAGACTTACGCCGTTCTGGAGAAGGAGTTCGGGGCGAACCGCAGCGCCGCCAGCGCACGTGATTCGATCCGCGAACGCATCTCCCTGAAGCAGACGACCGTAACCCTCGAAGAAGCCAGGAAGCAGGAGCGCGAGGAAGAGAAGGAGGTTGTCATCAAAAGCAACGTCATCAGCGTCAAGGACGAGATTCAGCAGCCGAAGTTCCTCGGCAAGATCGACCTCTCGCCCAAGCCCAAGGCGGCTCCGGCTCCCCAGCCCAAGCCCGCACCCGAGGCCGTGAAACCCGCACCCCAGCCGGCGGCTCCCGCCGCGAAAGCGGAGGAGGCCCCGAAAGCTCCGGAGGCCGTGAAACCGGCTCCCGCACCCGCTCCGGCTCCCCAGCCGAAGCCGGCCGAAACGCCGAAACCCGCAGCGGCCGCAACGCCGGCCCCCGCGAAGGCCGCAGCCCCCGTGCAGGAGGCCCCGAAGAGGGAAACGCCCGCCCCGGCTCCGCAGCCCAAAGCCGCAGAGACTCCCGCACCCAAACCCGCTCCGGCCCCGCAGGCAGCGCCCGCGGCACAAGCGGCTCCGGCCCCCGCCCCCGCGGCGGAGCCGAAGCCCGAGGCCCCGAAGGACAACATCTTCCGCCCCGAGACGGTGACCCTTACCGGTCCGCAGGTGCTCGGCACGATGGACGTGTCGGGCTTCGTCGCAGGCGGCAAGCATAAGCGCAAACGCCTCCAGAAGGAGAAAGTCGACGTCAGCAAAGCCCCGAAGGGCAATGCACAGGGCGGCGGCAACCGTCAGGGCCAGGGCGGTCAGAACAACAACGGCAACCGTTCGGGAGGACAGGGCCAGAACCGCGGCGGAGGTCAGAACCAGCCCCGTCCGGGCGAAGGACGCCGCAACAAGGGCAAGAACGCCCCCAAACCGATCGTGCGCCCGGAAGTGAGCGACGAAGAGGTTTCGAAGCAGGTAAAGGACACCCTGGCGCGTCTGACGGCCAAGGGGTCCAAGAGCAAAAGCTCGAAATACCGCAAGGACAAGCGCGAGGCCGTCGCCGAGCGCATGAACGAGGAGTTCGAACGCGAGGAAATGGAGCGTTCGACGCTCAAGGTCACGGAGTTCGTGACCGTCAGCGAGCTGGCCACGATGATGAACGTCGCGCCGACGGAGGTCATCATGGCCTGCATGAACCTGGGTCTGATGGTGTCGATCAACCAGCGTCTCGACGCCGAGGCGCTCGTGGTGGTCGCCGAGGAGTTCGGCTACAAGACCGAATTCGTCTCGGTGGAGATTCAGGAGGCCATCGCCGACGACAGCGAGGACCGCGAGGAAGACCTCGTCCCGCGTCCGCCGATCGTAACGGTCATGGGACACGTCGACCACGGTAAGACCTCGCTGCTGGACAACATCCGCAAAACCAACGTCATCGAGGGCGAGGCCGGCGGCATCACCCAGCACATCGGCGCTTACAGCGTGGTGCTGAACGGGCAGAAGATCACCTTCCTCGACACCCCGGGCCACGAGGCCTTCACGGCCATGCGCGCCCGCGGAGCCGCCGTGACGGACGTGGCCATCATCATCGTCGCGGCCGACGACAGCGTCATGCCGCAGACCGTCGAGGCGATCAACCACGCGCAGGCCGCAGGCGTGCCGATGGTTTTCGCCATCAACAAGATCGACAAACCCAACGCCAACCCCGACCACATCAAGGAGCAGCTCTCGCAGATGAACTACCTCGTGGAGTCGTGGGGCGGCAAATACCAGGACCAGGAGGTTTCGGCCAAGAAGGGCCTGAACCTCGACAAGCTGCTCGAAAAGGTGCTGCTGGAGGCCGAGATGCTCGACCTGAAAGCCAACCCCAACAAAAAGGCGCAGGGAACGGTCATCGAGTCGACGCTCGACAAGGGCCGCGGCTACGTGTCGACGATCCTGGTGCAGAGCGGCACGCTCCGCGTCGGCGACGTGATCCTCTCGGGAACCTACACCGGCCGCGTGAAGGCCATGTTCAACGAGAACGGCAAGAAGGTCGAAGCGGCAGGTCCCTCGACGCCCGTGCAGGTGCTCGGACTGAACGGCGCGCCGCAGGCCGGCGACACGTTCAACGTCATGGACGACGACCGCTCGGCACGCGAAATCGCCAACAAACGCGAACAGCTGGCCCGCATGCAGGGCATTATGACCCAGAAGCACGTGACGCTCGACGAGATCGGCCGCCGCATCGCCATCGGCTCGTTCAAGGAGCTGAACATCATCGTCAAGGGCGACGTGGACGGATCGGTCGAGGCCATGTCCGGATCGCTGATCAAGCTCTCGAAGGAGACCGTGCAGGTCAACGTCATCCACGCCGCCGTAGGACAGATTTCGGAGTCCGACGTGCTGCTGGCCGCCGCCTCGAACGCCATCATCGTCGGCTTCCAGGTGCGTCCGTCGGCTTCGGCCCGCAGGCTGGCCGAGAAGGAGGAGATCGAAATCCGCCTCTACTCGATCATCTACGACGCCATCAACGACATCAAGGACGCCATCGAGGGCATGCTCGAACCGGTGATGAAGGAGGAGATCGTCGCTTCGGTCGAAGTGCTCGAAATCTTCAAGATCACCAAGGTCGGAACCGTCGCCGGATGTATGGTCCGCGAAGGCAAGCTGCAACGCTCGACCCCGATCCGCGTCATCCGCGACGGCATCGTGATCTACACCGGCAAACTCGGCTCGCTCAAACGTTTCAAGGACGACGTCAAGGAGGTCGTGGTCGGACAGGACTGCGGTCTGAACATCGAGTCGTTCAACGACATCCGCGTCGGCGACATCGTCGAGGGATACGAACAGGTGGAAGTGAAACGCAAGTAA
- the nusA gene encoding transcription termination factor NusA: MDNLNLISNFAEFKELKNIDKSTMIGVLEDVFRHALQKQYETDENFDVIINPEKGDLEIWRNRTVVEDDAVEDPNAQISVSEVKAIDPTYEIGDEYADEIKLSSFGRRAVLSLRQNLASRILDLEKASLYEKYSEKVGDIVTGEVYQVWKKEVLILDDEENELILPKAEQIPNDFYRKGDTIKAIVKSVEMNNNQPRIILSRTANQFLERLFEQEVPEIFDGLITIKKIVRIPGERAKVAVESYDERIDPVGACVGMKGSRIYSIVKELRNENIDVVNYTANPTLMIQRSLNPAKVSSITIDEEKMTASVYLKPDQVSLAIGKGGLNIRLSKMLTGYDIDVYREVEEEDVALTEFADEIDGWVIDALKAAGCDTAKSVLELPVEEIAARADLELEQAQKVVEILKAEFE; the protein is encoded by the coding sequence ATGGACAATCTCAATCTCATCAGCAACTTTGCCGAATTCAAAGAGCTGAAGAACATCGACAAGTCGACGATGATCGGCGTGCTGGAGGACGTCTTCCGCCACGCGCTGCAAAAACAGTATGAAACGGACGAGAATTTCGACGTCATCATCAACCCCGAGAAAGGCGACCTCGAAATCTGGCGCAACCGCACGGTCGTCGAGGACGACGCCGTCGAAGACCCCAACGCACAGATTTCCGTCTCGGAGGTCAAGGCCATCGACCCCACCTACGAGATTGGAGACGAATACGCCGACGAGATCAAACTCTCCTCGTTCGGCCGCCGCGCCGTGCTGTCGCTGCGCCAGAACCTCGCCTCGCGCATCCTCGATCTGGAGAAGGCCAGCCTCTACGAAAAATACTCGGAGAAGGTCGGCGACATCGTCACGGGCGAGGTCTACCAGGTGTGGAAAAAGGAGGTGCTGATCCTCGACGACGAGGAGAACGAGCTGATCCTCCCGAAGGCCGAGCAGATCCCCAACGACTTCTACCGCAAGGGCGACACGATCAAGGCCATCGTCAAGTCGGTCGAGATGAACAACAACCAGCCGCGCATCATCCTCTCGCGTACGGCCAACCAGTTCCTCGAACGGCTGTTCGAGCAGGAGGTTCCCGAGATTTTCGACGGTCTGATCACCATCAAGAAGATCGTCCGCATCCCCGGCGAGCGCGCCAAGGTCGCCGTGGAGTCCTACGACGAGCGCATCGACCCGGTGGGCGCCTGCGTCGGCATGAAGGGTTCGCGCATCTACTCGATCGTCAAGGAGCTGCGCAACGAGAACATCGACGTGGTGAACTACACGGCAAACCCGACGCTGATGATCCAACGTTCGCTCAATCCCGCAAAGGTGTCGTCGATCACCATCGACGAGGAGAAGATGACCGCTTCGGTCTACCTCAAGCCCGACCAGGTGTCGCTGGCCATCGGCAAGGGAGGTCTCAACATCCGCCTCTCGAAAATGCTCACCGGCTATGACATCGACGTTTACCGCGAGGTCGAGGAGGAGGACGTGGCCCTCACGGAGTTCGCCGACGAGATCGACGGATGGGTGATCGACGCCCTGAAAGCCGCCGGATGCGACACCGCCAAGAGCGTGCTGGAACTCCCCGTCGAGGAGATCGCCGCACGCGCCGACCTTGAACTGGAGCAGGCGCAGAAGGTCGTGGAGATCCTGAAGGCCGAATTCGAATAA
- the rimP gene encoding ribosome assembly cofactor RimP: protein MIETKKIIEAAERHLEGSDMFVVECTSTPGNEIELTIDSDTSVGIDACAELSRAVEAQFDRDEEDFSLTVMSAGIGSELKSLRQYRKLAGKSAEVLLTSGVKILAKLEEVTDEGITLSYEEKQAVEGKKKKQLVKVTRSYPFDQIKYTKEWLDFK, encoded by the coding sequence ATGATAGAGACGAAAAAGATAATCGAAGCGGCGGAACGTCATTTGGAAGGCTCCGATATGTTCGTGGTGGAGTGCACCTCGACCCCGGGCAACGAAATCGAACTGACGATCGACAGCGACACGTCGGTCGGCATCGACGCCTGCGCGGAGTTGAGCCGCGCCGTCGAAGCGCAGTTCGACCGCGACGAGGAGGATTTTTCGCTGACGGTCATGTCGGCCGGCATCGGCTCGGAGCTGAAAAGCCTGCGCCAGTACCGCAAACTCGCCGGCAAATCGGCCGAGGTGCTGCTCACCAGCGGCGTGAAGATACTGGCCAAGCTGGAGGAGGTCACCGACGAAGGCATCACCCTCTCCTACGAGGAGAAGCAGGCCGTCGAGGGCAAAAAGAAGAAACAGTTGGTGAAAGTCACGCGCAGCTACCCCTTCGATCAGATCAAGTACACGAAGGAGTGGCTGGATTTCAAGTAA
- the lpxA gene encoding acyl-ACP--UDP-N-acetylglucosamine O-acyltransferase, whose protein sequence is MISNLAYIHPDAKLGANVTVEPFAYIAGDTVIGDDCWIGPGAVIHDGARIGRRCRIHTAASVACLPQDLKFAGEITTCEIGDDNDIREYVTISRGTASTGTTRIGSKNLLMAYVHIGHDCIIGSNCVIANRVSLAGEVHVGDWVVIGGHAAVHQWTHIGAHAMVQGGALLGQDLPPYVIVRNDTLRFAGINKIGLARRGFSHERIAEIHDACRILFQSGLNYLNGCDEVEKQVPQSPERDTLLEFIRTSKRGIIKPYESRCKEE, encoded by the coding sequence ATGATCAGCAACCTGGCCTATATCCACCCCGACGCCAAACTCGGAGCCAACGTCACGGTGGAACCATTTGCCTATATCGCGGGCGACACGGTGATCGGCGACGACTGCTGGATCGGTCCCGGAGCCGTGATCCACGACGGGGCGCGCATCGGCAGGCGATGCCGCATCCACACCGCCGCTTCGGTCGCATGCCTTCCGCAGGACCTGAAATTCGCCGGCGAAATCACCACCTGCGAAATCGGCGACGACAACGACATCCGCGAGTACGTGACCATCAGCCGCGGAACCGCCTCGACCGGAACCACGCGCATCGGCTCGAAAAACCTGCTGATGGCCTACGTCCACATCGGGCACGACTGCATCATCGGCAGCAACTGCGTGATCGCCAACCGCGTGTCGCTCGCCGGCGAAGTGCACGTCGGCGACTGGGTGGTCATCGGCGGCCACGCCGCCGTCCACCAGTGGACCCACATCGGGGCGCACGCCATGGTGCAGGGCGGCGCGCTGCTGGGGCAGGACCTCCCGCCCTACGTCATCGTGCGCAACGACACGCTCCGTTTCGCGGGCATCAACAAGATCGGGCTTGCGCGCCGCGGCTTTTCGCACGAACGCATCGCCGAGATCCACGACGCCTGCCGCATCCTCTTCCAGAGCGGGCTGAACTACCTGAACGGCTGCGACGAGGTCGAAAAGCAGGTTCCGCAAAGTCCCGAGCGCGATACGCTCCTCGAATTCATCCGCACCTCGAAACGCGGCATCATCAAACCCTACGAATCGCGTTGCAAAGAGGAGTAA
- a CDS encoding bifunctional UDP-3-O-[3-hydroxymyristoyl] N-acetylglucosamine deacetylase/3-hydroxyacyl-ACP dehydratase: MSTKQQTLKAPISFSGKGLHTGVKVTMTVNPAEAGTGIVFRRTDLEGQPIIPALCDNVVDTSRGTTVEAGGHRVHTIEHIMSALWTLGVDNAVIDIDAPETPIMDGSAREYARAITETGLADQDAERQFYHVTEKMVYTIPEKGVAIILYPDDEFSVSVHVDYNSKVIGNQYATFNPGDDFARKISPCRTFVFLHELEPLINMNLIKGGDLDNAIVVVENPVPDEQLDKLKKVFNKPDIEIKAGYLNNLELRCNNELARHKLLDLLGDFALLGVRIKGRVWATRPGHFANTEFMKQLKQTIRRGGEKPRYTYDCRKPPLYDINDIRRMLPHRPPFLLVDRIFHCDSSSVAGIKNVTMNEPFFVGHFPEEPVMPGVLIVEAMAQCSGIMVLSNVPDPENYSTYFMKIDGVKFKRKVVPGDTLQFEIHLLEPIRRGVALVEAKAFVGETLACEAVMMAQVVKNKK; this comes from the coding sequence ATGTCAACCAAACAACAAACGCTGAAGGCGCCGATCTCATTCTCGGGAAAGGGCCTGCATACGGGCGTCAAAGTTACCATGACCGTGAATCCCGCCGAGGCCGGAACCGGAATCGTATTCCGCCGCACCGACCTCGAAGGACAACCCATAATTCCCGCCCTGTGCGACAACGTCGTAGACACTTCGCGCGGCACGACCGTCGAAGCCGGCGGCCACCGCGTGCACACCATCGAGCACATCATGTCGGCGCTCTGGACCCTCGGCGTGGATAACGCCGTGATCGACATCGACGCCCCCGAGACCCCCATCATGGACGGCTCGGCCCGCGAATACGCCCGGGCCATCACCGAAACCGGACTGGCGGACCAGGACGCCGAGCGGCAGTTCTACCACGTGACCGAAAAGATGGTCTACACGATCCCCGAGAAGGGCGTGGCGATCATCCTCTACCCCGACGACGAATTCTCCGTCTCGGTGCACGTGGACTACAATTCGAAGGTCATCGGCAACCAGTACGCCACCTTCAACCCCGGCGACGACTTCGCCCGAAAAATTTCGCCCTGCCGCACGTTCGTCTTCCTGCACGAGCTGGAGCCGCTGATCAACATGAACCTGATCAAGGGCGGCGACCTGGACAACGCCATCGTGGTGGTGGAAAACCCCGTGCCCGACGAACAGCTGGACAAGCTCAAGAAGGTCTTCAACAAGCCCGACATCGAGATCAAGGCGGGCTACCTCAATAACCTCGAACTGCGCTGCAACAACGAGCTGGCGCGCCACAAGCTGCTCGACCTGCTGGGCGACTTCGCGCTGCTGGGCGTACGGATCAAGGGCCGCGTCTGGGCCACCCGCCCGGGACACTTCGCCAACACGGAGTTTATGAAGCAGCTCAAGCAGACCATCCGCCGCGGAGGCGAGAAACCCCGCTACACCTACGACTGCCGCAAGCCGCCGCTCTACGACATCAACGACATCCGCCGCATGCTGCCCCACCGTCCGCCGTTCCTGCTGGTGGACCGCATTTTCCACTGCGATTCCTCGTCCGTGGCGGGCATCAAGAACGTGACGATGAACGAACCGTTCTTCGTGGGCCACTTCCCCGAGGAGCCGGTGATGCCGGGCGTGCTGATCGTCGAGGCCATGGCGCAGTGCAGCGGCATCATGGTCTTAAGCAACGTCCCCGACCCGGAGAACTACTCGACCTACTTTATGAAGATCGACGGCGTGAAATTCAAGCGCAAGGTCGTTCCGGGCGACACGCTGCAATTCGAAATCCACCTGCTGGAACCCATCCGCCGGGGCGTCGCCCTCGTGGAGGCCAAGGCGTTCGTCGGCGAGACGCTCGCCTGCGAGGCCGTGATGATGGCGCAGGTAGTCAAAAACAAAAAATAG
- a CDS encoding TonB family protein, producing the protein MTETPRDDKPKPARRPRIKLPFDNRREDMGSWTYDHRIGLCVTLIAYLALMIVFVSSKIVVGRRTHQQGMYIDLQTLAEMEQERDRLEREVRERQRQEEIDWRSIRNQASNENALNEKLRDDRGTNAAALNEAAAEAEARMRANREAYEQGLAEERAIRERRGKEDGAERQDRKVKGRVTVSFSITDPVRTSRYLEVPAYLCEGGGDVTVSVTVDRAGKVTGARVTEGGDDCMRESALRAARNSLFNIDNSAPARQTGTITYIFIPQ; encoded by the coding sequence ATGACTGAAACACCCCGTGACGACAAACCGAAACCCGCCCGCAGGCCGCGTATCAAACTGCCCTTCGACAACCGCAGGGAGGATATGGGGTCGTGGACCTACGACCATCGTATCGGCCTGTGCGTCACGTTGATCGCCTATCTGGCGCTGATGATCGTCTTCGTCTCGTCGAAGATCGTCGTGGGCCGGCGCACGCACCAGCAGGGCATGTATATCGACCTTCAGACGCTGGCCGAAATGGAGCAGGAGCGCGACCGCCTGGAGCGCGAGGTGCGCGAGCGCCAGCGGCAGGAGGAGATCGACTGGCGGAGCATCCGCAACCAGGCGTCGAACGAAAACGCCCTGAACGAGAAGCTCCGCGACGACCGCGGGACCAACGCTGCGGCGCTGAACGAGGCGGCGGCCGAGGCCGAGGCGCGGATGCGGGCCAACCGCGAGGCCTACGAGCAGGGGCTTGCCGAGGAGCGGGCCATCCGCGAACGCCGCGGGAAGGAGGACGGCGCGGAACGTCAGGACCGCAAGGTCAAGGGGCGCGTCACGGTGTCGTTTTCGATTACCGATCCCGTGCGTACGTCGCGTTATCTGGAGGTCCCGGCCTATCTGTGCGAGGGCGGGGGCGACGTGACGGTTTCGGTCACGGTGGACCGTGCGGGCAAGGTGACCGGCGCGCGCGTCACCGAGGGCGGCGACGACTGCATGCGCGAGTCGGCCCTGCGCGCCGCCCGCAATTCGTTGTTCAATATCGACAACTCGGCGCCCGCCCGTCAGACGGGAACCATCACTTATATCTTCATTCCCCAATGA
- a CDS encoding potassium/proton antiporter, with protein sequence MIDISGENVVLVGALLLFVAVMAGKVAYRFGAPALLLFLGVGMLFGLNFISFRSVEMTQFVGMIALCIILFTGGMDTSFQEIKPIIGPGVVLATVGVVMTAMVLAGFVWLVAPWLDLEISFALALLLAATMSSTDSASVFSILRSKKQGLKQHLRPLLELESGSNDPMAYMLTILLIGVVTNSQGGGGLGMSALYFVVQLVVGTLSGYLIGRLAVWTINKINLANHSLYSVLLLAFIFFAFAFTDLVKGNGYLAVYLAGLVVGNHKLAQKRSLTVFFDGFTWLMQIVMFLTLGLFVNSDELLRPEVLILGGAVGAFMILVARPVTVFACLLPFRRFTTKARLYVSWVGLRGAVPILFAIYPMMAGVEHAELLFNVVFLSTIISLLVQGTTVSGMANLLGLAYEERESAFNVEMHEEMKSALTEVEVNENLLASGHTLKDITLPENTLVMMVCRDGEYFVPQGKTELKLGDKLLVISDRSEELASTYKDMGIDDVMKLG encoded by the coding sequence ATGATAGACATCAGTGGTGAAAATGTAGTATTGGTCGGTGCGTTGCTGCTCTTCGTGGCGGTGATGGCCGGCAAGGTCGCTTACCGCTTCGGCGCCCCCGCGTTGCTGCTCTTTCTGGGGGTCGGCATGTTGTTCGGGCTGAATTTCATTTCGTTCCGCTCGGTCGAAATGACGCAGTTCGTCGGTATGATCGCGCTGTGCATCATCCTCTTCACGGGCGGTATGGACACCTCCTTCCAGGAGATAAAGCCGATCATCGGGCCGGGCGTCGTGCTGGCCACGGTGGGAGTGGTTATGACGGCCATGGTGCTGGCGGGCTTCGTCTGGCTCGTCGCTCCGTGGCTCGATCTGGAGATCTCCTTCGCGCTGGCGCTGCTGCTGGCCGCCACGATGTCCTCGACCGATTCGGCGTCGGTCTTCTCGATCCTGCGAAGCAAGAAGCAGGGCCTCAAACAGCATCTCCGTCCGCTGCTGGAGCTGGAGAGCGGCTCGAACGACCCGATGGCCTACATGCTTACGATCCTGCTGATCGGCGTGGTCACCAACTCCCAGGGCGGGGGCGGTCTGGGCATGAGCGCCCTCTATTTCGTGGTGCAGCTGGTCGTCGGCACGCTTTCGGGTTACCTGATCGGGCGGCTGGCCGTGTGGACGATCAACAAGATCAACCTGGCCAACCACTCGCTCTACTCGGTGCTGCTGCTGGCCTTCATCTTCTTCGCCTTCGCCTTCACGGACCTCGTCAAGGGCAACGGCTACCTGGCGGTTTACCTCGCGGGTCTGGTCGTGGGCAACCATAAGCTGGCGCAGAAACGCTCGCTGACGGTCTTCTTCGACGGTTTCACGTGGCTCATGCAGATCGTGATGTTCCTCACGCTGGGGCTTTTCGTCAACAGCGACGAACTGCTGCGTCCCGAGGTGCTGATCCTCGGCGGTGCGGTCGGCGCGTTTATGATCCTCGTGGCGCGTCCCGTCACGGTTTTCGCCTGCCTGCTGCCGTTCCGGCGCTTCACGACCAAGGCGCGTCTCTACGTTTCGTGGGTGGGTCTGCGCGGCGCCGTGCCGATCCTGTTCGCCATCTACCCGATGATGGCGGGCGTCGAGCACGCCGAGCTGCTGTTCAACGTGGTCTTCCTCTCGACGATCATCTCGCTTCTGGTGCAGGGCACGACCGTGAGCGGCATGGCCAATCTGCTGGGGCTGGCCTACGAGGAGCGCGAATCGGCCTTCAACGTCGAGATGCACGAGGAGATGAAGTCGGCGCTGACGGAGGTCGAGGTCAACGAGAACCTGCTCGCCAGCGGCCATACGCTCAAGGACATCACCCTGCCCGAGAATACGCTGGTGATGATGGTCTGCCGCGACGGGGAGTACTTCGTGCCGCAGGGGAAGACGGAACTCAAGCTGGGCGACAAGCTGCTGGTTATTTCGGACCGCAGCGAGGAGCTGGCAAGCACCTATAAGGATATGGGCATCGACGACGTGATGAAGCTCGGGTAG